The following proteins come from a genomic window of Gimesia sp.:
- a CDS encoding right-handed parallel beta-helix repeat-containing protein, with amino-acid sequence MRSIVICVSTLLVLSCLLIMAPKTQSQNQTSEKPPALDTTVKAFGAIGDGAADDSDAIQRAVDSKQGQIVFPKGVYRLTKTITVDLDKLGPTSISSDGTATIIMAGPGPAFRFIGTHEGTASPHTVKENVWQNQRSPMVDGLEIVGDHAEACGIEATGTMQITLTRLTIRRALHAIHFTKRNRNVIVSNCHLYENRGAGVYYDHVSIHQSNIIGCHISYNAGGGVVVDKGDIRNIQIGTCDIEGNMGDENSKPTANVLIDSEGAMVGEIAIVGCTIQHDHNAPGSANIRINENARIRPHSKEHRDGNITIADNVLSDVQTNIEITSARGVTVTGNTMWKGYTHNIRVEDCNNILISNNVLDRNPRYHYGDGSTAQVGMLFTNCDGCTISGNHINGTGDERVAFEVRDSRRMNIVGCSILDYSTTGLLLKNVSDSRVSDCLISTDLPDSENAQALEIIGGKDNQIVNNLYKKGSQK; translated from the coding sequence ATGCGCAGCATCGTGATCTGTGTTTCAACGCTGCTGGTCCTCAGCTGTCTGTTGATTATGGCTCCCAAGACTCAGTCTCAGAATCAGACCAGCGAGAAACCGCCGGCACTCGACACCACCGTCAAAGCCTTTGGCGCAATTGGGGACGGCGCAGCCGATGACAGTGATGCCATCCAGCGGGCCGTCGATTCAAAGCAGGGGCAGATCGTCTTTCCGAAAGGGGTCTACCGTCTGACGAAGACCATCACTGTTGACCTCGACAAACTGGGGCCGACGTCGATCAGTTCTGACGGCACCGCGACGATCATCATGGCTGGCCCCGGTCCCGCGTTTCGTTTCATTGGCACGCATGAAGGAACCGCCAGCCCGCATACAGTGAAAGAAAACGTCTGGCAGAATCAGCGGTCCCCCATGGTCGACGGACTGGAGATTGTGGGGGATCATGCGGAAGCCTGCGGCATCGAAGCGACGGGCACCATGCAGATCACGCTCACGCGATTGACGATCCGCCGCGCGCTGCATGCGATTCACTTTACCAAACGCAACCGGAACGTGATCGTTTCCAACTGCCACCTGTATGAGAATCGGGGCGCGGGCGTGTATTACGATCACGTGAGCATCCATCAATCGAATATCATCGGCTGTCATATTTCTTATAACGCCGGTGGAGGCGTGGTTGTCGACAAAGGTGACATCCGCAACATTCAGATCGGCACCTGTGACATTGAAGGCAATATGGGTGATGAAAACTCGAAACCGACGGCGAATGTGCTGATTGATTCCGAAGGTGCCATGGTCGGAGAGATCGCGATTGTGGGCTGCACGATTCAACACGATCATAATGCTCCCGGTTCTGCCAACATTCGGATTAATGAAAATGCCCGCATTCGCCCACACTCCAAAGAACATCGGGACGGAAATATCACCATCGCTGACAATGTGCTTTCAGATGTGCAGACCAATATCGAAATCACCAGTGCCCGGGGTGTCACGGTGACCGGCAACACGATGTGGAAGGGTTACACGCACAATATCCGCGTCGAAGACTGTAACAACATTCTGATCTCGAATAATGTGCTCGACCGGAATCCCCGCTATCACTATGGCGACGGGAGCACGGCCCAGGTCGGTATGCTGTTTACGAACTGTGACGGCTGCACGATCAGCGGCAACCATATCAACGGGACCGGCGATGAGCGGGTTGCCTTTGAAGTGCGCGATTCGCGTCGAATGAATATCGTGGGTTGTTCGATTCTCGATTATTCCACCACCGGACTGCTGCTGAAGAACGTCTCCGACAGTCGCGTGTCAGACTGCCTGATTTCTACCGATCTACCCGACAGCGAGAACGCCCAGGCGCTCGAGATCATCGGCGGTAAGGACAATCAAATCGTGAACAACCTTTATAAAAAGGGATCACAAAAGTAG